In Enoplosus armatus isolate fEnoArm2 chromosome 2, fEnoArm2.hap1, whole genome shotgun sequence, one DNA window encodes the following:
- the LOC139297314 gene encoding transcription elongation factor 1 homolog, with protein sequence MGRRKSKRKPPPKKKMTGDLDSQFTCPFCNHEKSCDVKMERSRNTGIISCTVCLEEFQTPITYLSEPVDVYSDWIDACEAANQ encoded by the exons ATGGGTCGCCGCAAGTCCAAAAGAAAGCCACCTCCGAAGAAGAAGATGACGGGAGATCTGGACTCTCAGTTCACCTGTCCGTTCTGCAACCACGAGAAGTCGTGTGATGTCAAAAT ggagaggagcagaaatACTGGGATAATATCATGCACAGTCTGCTTGGAGGAGTTCCAGACCCCCATTACCT ATCTGTCAGAGCCAGTTGACGTGTACAGTGATTGGATAGATGCCTGTGAAGCAGCCAATCAGTAG
- the pld6 gene encoding mitochondrial cardiolipin hydrolase has product MWTLKVVGLGVVALALSLELFGWLLRRLRPAGRTPNEVLFFPSEIACVEHIFTPSAPHSCFCSLPHGVETSFSRLLRHILSASSSLDLCIFSFSNMDLSRAVLALYSRGVAVRVLTDKDYSAITGSQIGVLRKAGICVRRDGGSVYMHHKFAVVDGRLLVTGSLNWTLKAVQSNMENIVITEEPDLVQPFIKEFQKLWVRNDPARYHRSSDQKPA; this is encoded by the exons ATGTGGACGCTGAAGGTGGTCGGCCTGGGTGTGGTGGCCCTCGCTCTCAGTCTGGAGCTGTTTGGGTGGCTCCTCCGTCGCCTCAGGCCTGCTGGAAGAACCCCCAATGAGGTCCTCTTCTTTCCCTCAGAGATTGCCTGTGTGGAGCACATCTTCACTCCCTCTGCACCGCA TTCCTGTTTTTGCTCGTTGCCTCATGGTGTAGAGACCTCTTTCTCCCGTCTTCTCCGCCACATCctgtctgcttcctcctctctggaCTTGTGtatcttttccttttccaaCATGGACCTGAGCCGGGCTGTGCTAGCGCTGTATAGCAGGGGCGTCGCCGTCCGAGTCCTCACTGACAAGGACTACTCCGCCATCACTGGCTCCCAGATAGGGGTCCTCCGCAAGGCCG GGATCTGTGTGCGCCGCGACGGGGGCTCTGTGTACATGCATCACAAGTTTGCAGTGGTTGACGGCCGACTGCTCGTCACCGGCTCCCTCAACTGGACGCTGAAAGCAGTGCAGAGCAACATGGAGAACATAGTCATCACTGAGGAGCCAGACCTGGTGCAACCCTTCATCAAGGAGTTCCAAAAGTTATGGGTGCGCAACGATCCGGCCCGATACCACCGCTCAAGTGACCAAAAACCTGCATGA